In Mesorhizobium sp. 113-3-3, a genomic segment contains:
- the nuoG gene encoding NADH-quinone oxidoreductase subunit NuoG, with the protein MAKLKVDGKEITVPDHYTLLQAAEDAGAEVPRFCFHERLSIAGNCRMCLIEVKGGPPKPQASCAMGVRDLRPGPNGEPPEIFTNTPMVKKAREGVMEFLLINHPLDCPICDQGGECDLQDQAMAFGVDSSRYHENKRAVEDKYIGPLVKTVMNRCIHCTRCVRFTTEVAGISELGLIGRGEDAEITTYLEQAMTSELQGNVIDLCPVGALTSKPFAFQARPWELTKTESIDVMDAVGSAIRIDSRGREVMRILPRVNEQVNEEWISDKTRFIWDGLRTQRLDRPYVRKDGKLVPASWAEAFTAIKDAVSKTTPEKIGAIAGDLAAVEEIYALKLLMASLGSKNVDCRQDGAALDPALGRASYIFNPTIEGIEQADAVLIIGANPRFEASVLNARIRKRWRVGNLPVGVIGDIGDTRYEYELLGAGPDSLKDLADGNGKFFQTLKKATHPLIIVGQGALARADGAAVLGQAAKLSTAVNAARADWNGFAVLHNAAGRVGGLDLGFVPGEGGKDVAGMLGETDLLFLLGADEIDMGKTGGAFVVYIGTHGDHGAHRANVILPAAAYTEKSGTYVNTEGRVQQTNRAGFAPGDAREDWAILRALSDVLAKKLPFDSLPQLRAKLYGEYPHLARIDQVAAGNAEDIAGVAKLGGRLNKGTFTSPVKDFYLTNPIARASAVMAECSALAKSGFKQAAE; encoded by the coding sequence ATGGCAAAGCTCAAGGTCGACGGGAAAGAGATCACTGTACCCGACCACTACACGCTGCTGCAGGCGGCGGAAGACGCGGGCGCGGAAGTGCCGCGCTTCTGCTTCCATGAGCGGCTGTCGATCGCCGGCAATTGCCGCATGTGCCTGATCGAGGTGAAGGGCGGGCCGCCCAAGCCGCAGGCCTCGTGCGCCATGGGCGTGCGCGATCTGCGCCCCGGGCCCAATGGCGAGCCGCCGGAAATCTTCACCAACACGCCTATGGTCAAGAAGGCCCGCGAAGGCGTGATGGAATTCCTGCTGATCAACCATCCGCTGGATTGCCCGATCTGCGACCAGGGCGGCGAGTGCGACCTGCAGGACCAGGCGATGGCCTTCGGCGTCGATTCCTCGCGCTATCACGAGAACAAGCGCGCCGTCGAAGACAAATATATCGGCCCGCTGGTCAAGACGGTGATGAACCGCTGCATCCATTGCACGCGCTGCGTCCGCTTCACCACGGAAGTCGCCGGCATTTCCGAGCTTGGCCTGATCGGCCGCGGCGAGGATGCCGAGATCACCACCTATCTCGAACAGGCGATGACCTCGGAGCTGCAGGGCAACGTTATCGACCTCTGCCCGGTCGGCGCGCTGACCTCCAAGCCCTTCGCCTTCCAGGCGCGGCCGTGGGAACTGACCAAGACCGAATCCATCGACGTGATGGACGCTGTCGGCTCGGCGATCCGCATCGACAGCCGCGGCCGCGAAGTGATGCGCATCCTGCCGCGCGTCAACGAGCAGGTGAACGAAGAGTGGATCTCCGACAAGACCCGCTTCATCTGGGACGGATTGCGCACGCAGCGCCTCGACCGCCCCTATGTGCGCAAGGACGGCAAGCTGGTCCCGGCGAGCTGGGCCGAAGCTTTCACCGCCATCAAGGACGCGGTGTCGAAGACCACGCCCGAGAAGATCGGCGCCATCGCTGGCGATCTCGCGGCGGTCGAGGAAATCTACGCGCTGAAGCTTTTGATGGCTTCGCTTGGCTCCAAGAATGTCGACTGCCGCCAGGATGGCGCAGCACTTGATCCGGCGCTGGGCCGCGCCAGCTACATCTTCAACCCGACCATCGAAGGTATCGAGCAGGCCGACGCGGTGCTGATCATCGGCGCCAATCCGCGCTTCGAGGCCTCGGTGCTCAACGCCCGCATCCGCAAGCGCTGGCGGGTCGGCAATCTGCCGGTCGGCGTCATCGGTGATATCGGCGACACGCGCTACGAGTATGAATTGCTCGGCGCCGGGCCGGATTCGCTGAAGGATCTGGCCGACGGCAATGGCAAGTTCTTCCAGACGCTGAAGAAGGCGACGCATCCGCTGATCATCGTCGGCCAGGGCGCACTGGCGCGCGCCGACGGCGCGGCCGTGCTCGGCCAGGCGGCGAAGCTTAGCACGGCCGTCAACGCCGCTCGCGCCGACTGGAACGGCTTTGCCGTGCTGCACAATGCGGCGGGCAGGGTCGGCGGCCTCGATCTCGGCTTCGTACCGGGCGAGGGCGGCAAGGATGTCGCCGGCATGCTGGGCGAAACGGACTTGCTGTTCCTGCTCGGTGCCGACGAGATCGACATGGGCAAGACCGGCGGCGCCTTCGTCGTCTATATCGGCACCCATGGCGACCATGGCGCGCATCGCGCCAATGTCATCCTGCCGGCGGCCGCCTACACGGAAAAGTCGGGCACCTACGTCAACACCGAAGGGCGCGTGCAGCAGACCAACCGCGCCGGCTTTGCGCCTGGCGATGCGCGCGAGGACTGGGCGATTCTGAGGGCCCTGTCGGACGTTCTGGCCAAGAAGCTGCCATTCGATTCGCTGCCGCAGCTGCGCGCGAAACTCTATGGCGAGTACCCGCATCTGGCCCGCATCGATCAGGTCGCGGCCGGCAATGCCGAGGATATCGCTGGCGTGGCGAAGCTCGGCGGGCGGCTGAACAAGGGCACCTTCACCTCGCCGGTCAAGGATTTCTACCTGACCAACCCGATTGCGCGGGCGTCCGCCGTGATGGCGGAATGCTCGGCACTGGCCAAGAGCGGCTTCAAGCAGGCGGCGGAATAA
- the nuoH gene encoding NADH-quinone oxidoreductase subunit NuoH: MDTFFSFYVLPALLILLKSVVLIVVLLIFVAYILYADRKIWAAVQLRRGPNVVGPWGTLQAFADLLKFVFKEPVIPSGANKGVFLLAPLVSAVLAISAWAVIPVNQGWAIANVNVGILYVFAISSLEVYGVIMGGWASNSKYPFLGALRSAAQMVSYEVSIGFVIVTVLLTAGSLNLSDIVLSQQGGLGTRLGLPNTFLDWNWLALFPMFIIFFISALAETNRPPFDLVEAESELVAGHMVEYSSTPFLLFFLGEYVAIVLMCALATILFLGGWLPPFDFAPFTWVPGVIWFVLKVCFVFFGISMVKAFVPRYRYDQLMRLGWKVFLPISLFMVVATAAFLKIMGFA; encoded by the coding sequence ATGGACACCTTCTTCTCCTTCTACGTGCTGCCGGCGCTGCTGATTCTTCTGAAGTCAGTCGTGCTGATCGTGGTGCTGCTTATCTTCGTCGCCTACATACTCTATGCCGACCGCAAGATCTGGGCGGCGGTGCAGTTGCGCCGCGGCCCGAACGTCGTCGGCCCGTGGGGCACGCTGCAGGCTTTCGCCGATCTGCTGAAATTCGTCTTCAAGGAACCGGTCATCCCGTCAGGCGCCAACAAGGGCGTGTTCCTCCTGGCGCCGCTGGTGTCGGCGGTGCTGGCGATTTCGGCCTGGGCGGTCATTCCGGTCAACCAGGGCTGGGCGATCGCCAACGTCAATGTCGGCATCCTCTATGTCTTCGCCATCTCTTCGCTCGAGGTCTATGGCGTGATCATGGGCGGCTGGGCTTCCAACTCGAAGTACCCGTTCCTCGGCGCGCTGCGTTCGGCCGCGCAGATGGTTTCCTACGAAGTCTCGATCGGCTTCGTCATCGTCACCGTGCTGCTCACCGCCGGCTCGCTCAACCTCAGCGATATCGTGCTGTCGCAGCAGGGTGGGCTTGGCACGCGGCTTGGCCTGCCCAACACCTTCCTCGACTGGAACTGGCTGGCACTGTTCCCGATGTTCATCATCTTCTTCATCTCGGCGCTGGCCGAGACGAACAGGCCGCCCTTCGACCTGGTCGAAGCCGAATCGGAACTGGTCGCCGGCCACATGGTCGAATATTCGTCGACGCCGTTCCTGCTGTTCTTCCTCGGCGAGTATGTCGCCATCGTCCTGATGTGCGCGCTGGCCACCATCCTGTTCCTTGGCGGATGGCTGCCGCCGTTCGACTTCGCGCCCTTCACCTGGGTGCCCGGCGTCATCTGGTTCGTGCTGAAGGTCTGCTTCGTGTTCTTCGGCATCTCGATGGTGAAGGCCTTCGTGCCGCGCTACCGGTACGACCAGCTGATGCGGCTGGGCTGGAAAGTGTTCCTGCCGATCTCGCTGTTCATGGTGGTCGCCACCGCAGCCTTCCTCAAGATCATGGGGTTTGCGTGA
- the nuoI gene encoding NADH-quinone oxidoreductase subunit NuoI, which yields MSALGQAAKSLLLQDFVSAFFLSMRQFFAPKETINYPHEKGPTSPRFRGEHALRRYPNGEERCIACKLCEAICPAQAITIEAGPRRNDGTRRTVRYDIDMVKCIYCGFCQEACPVDAIVEGPNFEFATETREELYYDKDKLLANGDRWERELARNISLDSPYR from the coding sequence ATGTCCGCTCTCGGCCAAGCCGCCAAATCGCTGCTGCTGCAGGATTTCGTCAGCGCCTTCTTCCTGTCGATGCGCCAGTTCTTCGCGCCGAAGGAGACGATCAACTATCCGCACGAGAAGGGGCCGACCAGCCCGCGCTTCCGTGGAGAGCATGCGCTGCGCCGCTATCCCAACGGCGAGGAACGCTGCATTGCCTGCAAATTGTGCGAGGCGATCTGCCCGGCGCAGGCCATCACCATCGAGGCGGGCCCGCGCCGTAACGACGGCACGCGCCGCACGGTGCGTTACGACATCGACATGGTGAAGTGCATCTATTGCGGCTTCTGCCAGGAAGCCTGCCCGGTCGACGCCATTGTCGAGGGGCCGAATTTCGAGTTCGCGACGGAGACGCGCGAGGAGCTCTACTACGACAAGGACAAGCTGCTGGCGAATGGCGACCGGTGGGAGCGCGAACTGGCGCGCAACATCTCGCTGGACTCGCCCTACCGCTGA
- a CDS encoding NADH-quinone oxidoreductase subunit J, with protein MLSGLEAAFFYLFAFVAVASAFMVISSRNPVHSVLFLILTFFNAAGLFMLTGAEFLAMILLVVYVGAVMVLFLFVVMMLDVDFAEMKEGALQYAPIGALVGLILAAELIVVLGGYTFAPKLAATVSKPIPDLATRSNTAALGDILYTDYLYYFQISGLILLVAMIGAIVLTLRHKEGVKRQSIAAQVGRTPATGMEIRKVKSGEGV; from the coding sequence ATGCTGAGTGGACTAGAGGCGGCCTTTTTCTACCTCTTCGCCTTTGTCGCCGTGGCCTCGGCGTTCATGGTCATTTCGTCGCGCAACCCCGTGCATTCGGTGCTGTTCCTGATCCTGACCTTCTTCAACGCCGCCGGCCTGTTCATGCTGACCGGCGCCGAATTCCTGGCGATGATCCTGCTCGTCGTCTATGTCGGCGCGGTCATGGTGCTGTTCCTGTTCGTCGTCATGATGCTGGATGTCGACTTCGCCGAAATGAAAGAGGGCGCGCTGCAATACGCGCCGATCGGCGCGCTGGTCGGGCTGATCCTGGCGGCGGAGCTGATCGTCGTACTCGGCGGCTACACATTCGCGCCGAAGCTGGCTGCGACGGTGTCGAAGCCCATTCCCGATCTCGCCACGCGCTCGAACACGGCCGCACTCGGCGACATCCTCTATACCGACTACCTCTACTACTTCCAGATTTCGGGCCTCATCCTGCTGGTTGCCATGATCGGCGCCATCGTGCTGACGCTGCGCCACAAGGAAGGGGTCAAGCGGCAGTCGATCGCAGCCCAGGTCGGCCGCACGCCGGCTACCGGCATGGAAATCCGCAAGGTCAAGTCGGGCGAAGGAGTCTGA
- the nuoK gene encoding NADH-quinone oxidoreductase subunit NuoK: MVVGIAHYLTVSAILFTLGVFGIFLNRKNVIVILMSVELILLAVNINFVAFSAALGDLVGQVFALFVLTVAAAEAAIGLAILVVFFRNRGSIAVEDVNMMKG, from the coding sequence ATGGTCGTCGGCATCGCACATTATCTGACCGTATCGGCGATCCTGTTCACGCTCGGCGTGTTCGGCATCTTCCTGAACCGCAAGAACGTCATCGTCATCCTGATGTCGGTCGAGCTGATCCTGCTTGCGGTCAACATCAACTTCGTCGCCTTTTCGGCGGCGCTCGGCGATCTGGTCGGCCAGGTGTTCGCGCTGTTCGTGCTGACGGTCGCGGCGGCCGAGGCTGCCATCGGACTTGCCATTCTCGTCGTCTTCTTCCGCAACCGCGGCTCGATCGCGGTCGAAGACGTGAACATGATGAAGGGTTGA
- the nuoL gene encoding NADH-quinone oxidoreductase subunit L: protein MYQAIVFLPLLGFLIVGLFGTSLGAKASEYITSGFLVISAVLSWVAFFSVGFGHGEVFTVPVLHWIQSGGLDVSWALRIDTLTVVMLVVVNTVSALVHIYSIGYMHHDPNRPRFFAYLSLFTFAMLMLVTADNLVQMFFGWEGVGLASYLLIGFWYKKPSANAAAIKAFVVNRVGDFGFALGIFGVFVLFGSVNLGTIFANAATFILAEGAPHGAAVLTFLGYALDKQAAMTVVCLLLFMGAMGKSAQVPLHTWLPDAMEGPTPVSALIHAATMVTAGVFMLARLSPLFELSHSALTVVTFIGAFTAFFGATVGLVQNDIKRVIAYSTCSQLGYMFVALGVGAYGAAIFHLFTHAFFKALLFLGSGSVIHAVSDEQDMRKMGGLRKLIPTTYWMMVIGTLALTGVGIPVTVIGTAGFFSKDAIIESAFAGHNSVAGIAFILLVIAACFTSFYSWRLIFMTFHGKPRASHEVMHHVHESPPVMLVPLFVLAAGALFAGIIFHNSFIGEGYAEFWKASLFTLPDNHILHEIHELPLWVELSPFIAMLIGFALAWKFYIRSPEMPVNLAAQHRGLYAFLLNKWYFDELYDFLFVRPAKRLGHFLWKTGDGTIIDGLGPDGISARVVDVTNRVVKLQTGYLYHYAFAMLIGVAALVTWMML, encoded by the coding sequence ATGTATCAGGCCATCGTCTTCCTTCCCCTGCTCGGCTTCCTGATCGTCGGCCTGTTCGGCACGTCGCTCGGCGCCAAGGCGTCCGAATACATCACCTCCGGTTTCCTGGTGATTTCGGCTGTTCTGTCATGGGTCGCCTTCTTCAGCGTCGGCTTCGGCCATGGCGAGGTGTTCACCGTGCCGGTGCTGCACTGGATCCAGTCCGGCGGGCTGGACGTCTCCTGGGCGCTGCGCATCGACACGCTGACGGTGGTGATGCTGGTGGTGGTCAACACCGTGTCGGCGCTGGTTCACATCTATTCGATCGGCTACATGCACCACGATCCGAACCGGCCGCGCTTCTTCGCCTATCTGTCGCTGTTCACCTTCGCCATGCTGATGCTGGTGACGGCTGACAACCTCGTGCAGATGTTCTTCGGCTGGGAAGGGGTCGGTCTCGCCTCCTACCTGCTGATCGGTTTCTGGTACAAGAAGCCGTCGGCCAACGCCGCAGCCATCAAGGCCTTCGTCGTCAACCGCGTCGGCGATTTCGGCTTCGCGCTCGGCATTTTCGGCGTGTTCGTGCTGTTCGGCTCGGTCAATCTCGGCACCATCTTCGCCAATGCGGCGACGTTCATCCTGGCCGAAGGCGCGCCGCATGGCGCCGCCGTGCTGACCTTCCTCGGCTATGCGCTGGACAAGCAGGCGGCCATGACGGTCGTCTGCCTGCTCCTGTTCATGGGCGCCATGGGCAAGTCGGCGCAGGTGCCGCTGCACACCTGGCTGCCGGACGCCATGGAAGGCCCGACGCCGGTCTCCGCGCTCATCCATGCCGCCACCATGGTGACGGCGGGCGTGTTCATGCTGGCGCGGCTGTCCCCGCTGTTCGAACTGTCGCATTCGGCGCTGACCGTGGTGACCTTCATCGGCGCCTTCACCGCCTTCTTCGGGGCCACCGTCGGTCTGGTGCAGAACGACATCAAGCGCGTCATCGCCTATTCGACCTGCTCGCAGCTGGGCTACATGTTCGTGGCGCTCGGCGTCGGCGCCTATGGCGCGGCGATCTTCCACCTGTTCACGCATGCCTTCTTCAAGGCGCTGCTGTTCCTCGGTTCGGGCTCGGTCATCCATGCCGTCTCCGACGAGCAGGACATGCGCAAGATGGGTGGCTTGAGAAAGCTGATCCCGACCACCTACTGGATGATGGTGATCGGCACGCTGGCGCTGACCGGCGTCGGCATTCCGGTGACCGTGATCGGCACCGCCGGCTTCTTCTCCAAGGACGCCATCATCGAGAGCGCCTTTGCCGGGCACAATTCGGTCGCCGGCATTGCCTTCATCCTGCTGGTCATCGCCGCCTGCTTCACCTCGTTCTACTCCTGGCGCCTGATCTTCATGACCTTCCACGGCAAGCCGCGGGCGAGCCATGAGGTGATGCACCATGTGCATGAATCGCCGCCGGTGATGCTGGTGCCGCTGTTCGTGCTGGCCGCCGGCGCGCTGTTTGCCGGCATCATCTTCCACAATTCCTTCATCGGCGAGGGCTATGCCGAGTTCTGGAAGGCGTCGCTGTTCACGCTGCCGGACAATCACATCCTGCACGAAATCCACGAACTGCCGCTGTGGGTCGAGCTGTCGCCCTTCATCGCCATGCTGATCGGCTTCGCGCTGGCCTGGAAGTTCTACATCCGCTCGCCGGAAATGCCCGTCAATCTCGCCGCGCAGCATCGCGGGCTCTACGCCTTCCTGCTCAACAAGTGGTATTTCGACGAGCTCTACGACTTCCTGTTCGTGCGGCCCGCCAAGCGCCTTGGCCATTTCCTTTGGAAGACCGGGGATGGCACCATCATTGACGGGCTCGGGCCGGATGGCATTTCGGCGCGCGTCGTCGATGTCACCAACCGCGTCGTCAAGCTGCAGACCGGCTACCTCTACCACTACGCCTTCGCCATGCTGATCGGCGTTGCCGCACTCGTCACCTGGATGATGCTCTGA
- a CDS encoding NADH-quinone oxidoreductase subunit M, translating to MTAWPILSLVTFLPLVGALLILFIRDDSENARRNIRAIALLTTTFTFIVSLFIWTGFDNSQAGFQFVEKVAWLDSGISYHMGVDGISMLFVILTTFLMPLCILASWEAIDKRVKAYMIAFLLLETLMIGVFCALDIVLFYVFFEAGLIPMFIIIGVWGGKRRVYASFKFFLYTLAGSVLMLLAIMAMFFQSGTTDIPTLLTHSFPANMQTWLWLAFFASFAVKMPMWPVHTWLPDAHVEAPTAGSVILAGILLKMGGYGFLRFSLPMFPLASEMFAPLVFTLSVVAIIYTSLVALMQEDMKKLIAYSSVAHMGFVTMGIFAMNQEGVQGAIFQMLSHGLVSGALFLCVGVIYDRMHTREIAAYGGLVKNMPKYATVFLIFTMANVGLPGTSGFIGEFLTMLGVFRVNTWVAFFAATGVILSAAYALWLYRRVIFGALTKDSLKGLLDLSLREKVIIYPLVLLVIFFGVYPAPVFDATAQSVKSLVTNVTASIGAAQTAAAN from the coding sequence ATGACCGCCTGGCCAATCCTCTCGCTGGTCACCTTCCTGCCGCTGGTTGGTGCGCTGCTGATCCTGTTCATCAGGGATGACAGCGAAAACGCGCGCCGCAACATCCGCGCCATCGCGCTGTTGACGACGACGTTCACCTTCATCGTCTCGCTGTTCATCTGGACAGGGTTCGACAATTCGCAGGCTGGCTTCCAGTTCGTCGAAAAGGTTGCCTGGCTCGACTCCGGCATTTCCTACCATATGGGCGTCGACGGCATTTCGATGCTGTTCGTCATCCTGACGACCTTCCTGATGCCGCTCTGCATCCTGGCGTCGTGGGAAGCGATCGACAAGCGCGTCAAGGCCTACATGATCGCCTTCCTGCTGCTCGAGACGCTGATGATCGGCGTGTTCTGCGCGCTGGATATCGTGCTGTTCTACGTCTTCTTCGAAGCCGGCCTGATCCCGATGTTCATCATCATCGGTGTCTGGGGCGGCAAGCGGCGCGTCTACGCCTCGTTCAAGTTCTTCCTCTATACGCTCGCCGGTTCGGTGCTGATGCTGCTCGCCATCATGGCGATGTTCTTCCAGTCCGGCACGACCGACATTCCGACGCTGTTGACGCACAGCTTCCCGGCCAACATGCAGACCTGGCTGTGGCTTGCCTTCTTCGCTTCCTTCGCGGTGAAGATGCCGATGTGGCCGGTTCACACCTGGCTGCCAGACGCGCACGTCGAGGCGCCGACGGCGGGTTCGGTGATCCTGGCCGGCATCCTGCTGAAGATGGGCGGATACGGCTTCCTGCGCTTCTCCTTGCCGATGTTCCCGCTGGCGTCGGAAATGTTCGCGCCGCTGGTGTTCACGCTGTCGGTCGTCGCCATCATCTACACCTCGCTGGTGGCGCTGATGCAGGAGGACATGAAGAAGCTGATCGCCTATTCGTCGGTCGCCCATATGGGCTTCGTCACCATGGGCATCTTCGCCATGAACCAGGAAGGCGTGCAGGGCGCGATCTTCCAGATGCTCAGCCACGGCCTTGTCTCAGGCGCGCTGTTCCTGTGCGTCGGCGTCATCTATGACCGCATGCACACGCGTGAGATCGCGGCCTATGGCGGCCTGGTCAAAAACATGCCGAAATACGCCACCGTGTTCCTGATCTTCACCATGGCCAATGTCGGCCTGCCGGGCACGTCGGGCTTCATCGGCGAATTCCTGACCATGCTCGGCGTGTTCCGGGTCAACACCTGGGTGGCGTTCTTCGCCGCCACCGGCGTCATCCTGTCGGCTGCCTACGCGCTCTGGCTCTATCGTCGGGTGATCTTCGGCGCGCTGACCAAGGACAGCCTCAAGGGGCTGCTCGACCTGTCGCTGCGCGAGAAGGTGATCATCTACCCGCTGGTCCTGCTGGTCATCTTCTTCGGCGTCTATCCCGCTCCCGTCTTCGACGCGACGGCCCAGTCGGTCAAGTCGCTCGTCACCAATGTCACCGCATCCATCGGCGCCGCGCAGACCGCGGCGGCGAACTGA
- the nuoN gene encoding NADH-quinone oxidoreductase subunit NuoN: MTPDLLSSLSLSTPELILAIGALALLMVGAYSRANTANTVTGLAVAVLVVAGAWLIFSTGQGSAYGNAFIQDPFARFMKVLALVGSAVTLVMSMRFAKAERFDKFEYPVLILLCTLGMMLMISANGMIGLYLGLELQSLAIYVLAAINRDNLRSTEAGLKYFVLGALSSGMLLYGISLVYGYTGNTGFQEIASALGSGERQLGLVFGLVFVLAGLAFKISAVPFHMWTPDVYEGAPTPVTAFLAAAPKMAAMALIVRVTMGAFKPIAADWQQIIVFISIASMALGAFAAIGQTNIKRLMAYSSIGHMGYALVGLAANSQAGVRGVAIYMLIYLVMTLGTFAFILAMRRKEGNVEQISDLAGLSSTNPIMATILTILMFSLAGIPPLAGFWGKWYVFLAAINANLYALAIIGVLASVVGAYYYLRIIKIMWFDEPVGGFVPMATELRVVLGVCGAFVLFYVLIGGPIGTYAEAAAKTFF; encoded by the coding sequence ATGACGCCGGACCTTCTCTCCAGCCTGTCGCTCTCGACGCCCGAGCTGATCCTTGCCATCGGCGCGCTCGCGTTGCTGATGGTCGGGGCCTATTCGCGCGCCAACACCGCCAATACGGTGACAGGCCTTGCCGTCGCCGTGCTGGTGGTCGCCGGCGCCTGGCTGATCTTTTCCACAGGGCAGGGCAGTGCCTACGGCAACGCCTTCATCCAGGATCCCTTCGCCCGCTTCATGAAGGTGCTGGCGCTGGTCGGCTCGGCGGTGACGCTCGTCATGTCGATGCGCTTTGCCAAGGCGGAGCGTTTCGACAAGTTCGAATATCCGGTGCTGATCCTGCTGTGCACGCTCGGCATGATGCTGATGATCTCGGCCAACGGCATGATCGGGCTCTATCTCGGCCTCGAACTGCAGTCGCTGGCGATCTACGTGCTGGCGGCGATCAACCGCGATAACCTGCGTTCGACAGAGGCCGGCCTGAAGTACTTCGTCCTCGGCGCGCTGTCGTCGGGCATGCTGCTCTACGGCATCAGCCTGGTCTACGGCTACACCGGCAACACCGGCTTCCAGGAAATCGCCTCGGCCCTCGGCAGCGGCGAGCGCCAGCTCGGCCTCGTTTTCGGTCTGGTCTTCGTGCTGGCCGGCCTTGCCTTCAAGATCTCGGCGGTGCCGTTCCACATGTGGACGCCCGACGTCTATGAAGGCGCGCCGACGCCGGTGACGGCGTTCCTCGCGGCCGCCCCCAAGATGGCGGCGATGGCGCTGATCGTGCGCGTTACCATGGGCGCGTTCAAGCCGATCGCCGCCGACTGGCAGCAGATCATCGTCTTCATCTCGATCGCCTCGATGGCGCTTGGCGCCTTTGCCGCGATCGGCCAGACCAACATCAAGCGGCTGATGGCCTATTCCTCGATCGGCCACATGGGCTACGCGCTGGTCGGCCTTGCCGCCAACAGCCAGGCCGGCGTGCGCGGCGTCGCCATCTACATGCTCATCTACCTGGTGATGACGCTCGGCACCTTCGCGTTCATCCTCGCCATGCGGCGCAAGGAAGGCAATGTCGAGCAGATCAGCGACCTGGCCGGGCTCTCCTCGACCAATCCGATCATGGCCACGATCCTCACCATCCTGATGTTCTCGCTGGCCGGCATTCCGCCGCTCGCCGGCTTCTGGGGGAAGTGGTACGTCTTCCTCGCCGCCATCAACGCCAACCTCTATGCGCTGGCGATAATCGGCGTGCTGGCTTCGGTGGTGGGTGCGTATTACTATCTGCGCATCATCAAGATCATGTGGTTCGACGAACCGGTCGGCGGCTTCGTGCCGATGGCCACCGAATTGCGTGTCGTGCTTGGCGTCTGCGGCGCCTTCGTGCTGTTCTATGTGCTGATCGGCGGACCGATCGGCACCTATGCCGAAGCCGCCGCCAAGACATTTTTCTGA
- a CDS encoding biotin--[acetyl-CoA-carboxylase] ligase — MAFRLAPTSASEGFRLEAHDSVGSTNTVALDHARAGDPGKLWVVSKKQESGRGRRGRAWVSPEGNLAATLLVITGGELRLSATLGFVAGLSLADALDAVVPKGRISVGLDGASQGQNRFELKWPNDVLASGAKLAGILLESAILEGGRFAVAVGIGVNVVAHPPDLPYPATSLQALGATCDAETLFLALSDAWSENARLWDEGRGLAAVRRRWLARAAGLGGEVAVRIDGNVVRGVFETIDEDCRFVIRDDEGTVLTIAAGDVHFGAVASARV; from the coding sequence ATGGCATTTCGGCTGGCCCCAACCTCGGCGTCGGAAGGGTTCCGGCTTGAGGCCCATGACAGCGTCGGCTCCACCAATACGGTGGCGCTCGACCATGCAAGGGCAGGTGACCCGGGCAAGCTGTGGGTCGTTTCCAAGAAGCAGGAAAGCGGACGCGGCAGGCGCGGCCGCGCCTGGGTGTCGCCCGAAGGCAATCTCGCGGCGACCTTGCTTGTCATCACCGGCGGTGAACTGCGCCTTTCCGCGACGCTGGGTTTCGTTGCCGGCCTGTCGCTTGCCGACGCACTGGATGCCGTGGTGCCGAAGGGCCGGATATCAGTCGGGCTGGATGGGGCGAGCCAGGGACAAAACCGTTTCGAGCTGAAATGGCCGAACGACGTGCTGGCCTCCGGCGCCAAGCTCGCCGGCATCCTGCTGGAGTCGGCGATACTGGAGGGCGGCCGTTTCGCGGTGGCGGTCGGCATCGGCGTCAATGTGGTGGCGCATCCGCCCGATTTGCCTTATCCCGCGACATCGCTGCAAGCTCTGGGCGCGACTTGCGATGCCGAAACGCTGTTCCTGGCGCTGTCGGATGCCTGGAGCGAGAACGCCCGGCTGTGGGATGAAGGCCGCGGCCTTGCCGCCGTCAGGCGGCGCTGGCTGGCGCGCGCGGCGGGGCTCGGCGGCGAGGTTGCCGTCAGAATTGACGGTAATGTGGTGCGTGGAGTGTTCGAAACCATTGACGAGGATTGCCGTTTCGTGATCCGCGACGATGAGGGGACTGTCCTGACGATCGCGGCAGGCGACGTGCATTTCGGCGCAGTGGCGTCGGCTCGGGTATAA